GTGAATTGAACGAAACAGTTGACGCCGTTGTGGCAGGCCCGCTCTGCGAATCCGGTGACGTGTTCACTCAGGAAGAAGGCGGATTCGTCGTGACCCGCAAACTCCCGAAGGCCAAGGTCGGCGACTTGCTGATTCTCCATGATGCCGGCGCCTACGGTGCCGCCATGAGCAGCAACTACAACAGCCGCCGCTACGCCGCCGAGACCATGTACACGAACGGCGAACTGAAGGTCATCCGCGAAAGGCAGACGTTTGAGCAGTTGCTCCAGAACGACCGCATCATCGACCTATAAGTTTCCAGACCGATGAGATAAGATTTATAAACTTCGCATAACTGAGTTTAGAATCAACATGTTTTATAAAACGGCCTATGGAAATATATCCATAGGCTTTTGAATTTATTGTGTGAAATTTTTACGGGTTCTTGTTCAATGCTTCGAGCTTTGCCTGGAACTCGGCGACTTTATCTGCAGGAAGTCCCATTTCTTGAAGGACTGCGATGGAATCGGCACGCTCCTGTTCCTTTCCTTCAGCAAATCCTGTGGCGAGCCCCTCGTTTTTCCCTTCGGCGAATCCCTCGGTCTTGCCCTCGGCGAATCCTTCGGTTTTTCCTTCAGCGAATCCTTCGCATTTACCCTCGGCGAATCCTAGTTCACGGCCTTCCGCTAGGCCTTCTTCGTGTTCAGCCATCAGATCAGTCATGTTCTTTACCTCGAGGTTGAAGAGTTCCTCTTCAAAATTAATCAATTTTACCGAATTGAGCAACCTTTGAAAAGTCTCGTTTTTCAAAATGTTTTCGGGGGCTCTTTCCTCCTTGACGATTGCTTTGATGGCGCGAAGCCACTGGGCTGCTGCGGAATTGTCGCTTTTGGTGGAACCTCTGTTCTCAAGTTCAAAGAACTTGTCAATTTCCACGAAAATCTTCTGGATTTTGGGGAAGAACTTTTTCCCGTGGCACATCTCGTCGACGCGGTGGATGTATGTGGAGGGTTCCTCCGGGAACATCTCGAAGTCGAGCAGGCCGAGGAAGTAGATGCGGGGCAGCTCGTATTTTTCGCTGGTATGGACCTGGTTCTCGATGACGCGCGAGATGTAATATTCTACGCGGTCCTTGAAGAACCTGTCGCTCTTCTGCTGGACTTCGACGAGGACTTTCTCTCCAGCGTTGGTCGTGCCGATGATATCCAGGATGCAATTTTTCTTGTTGAAGATTCCCGGGAATTCCTGCATTTCGAGCGTGATGTCCTTGATGGCTTCGCCGCCCTGCAAGTCAAGCATCGCGTTCACGAGCGAGATGAGGAGCGAGTGGGACTTTTCTTCCGCAAAGACCACTTTGAAAATGCCGTCGCTCAGGATGTAGGCGTATTGGTAGAGTTCACGGTACTTGAGAAGGTTGTTTTTGTCGATGGATATGGCCTCGAGCAAGGCACGGTATTGGGTACGGTTCATACGTATCTCCGTTTGGAAATGTTTGTAGGTTGTAGTTTGCAAACGGAAACCGGAAGAAGACAGACTGTATAGTGTAGAGCACTTGCGGTCGCCCATGCGGCAATCGCTTGCAAACCTTTGATATGACAAGGTTTAACGTCCGTCTTTTTTTAGTTCGACAGACGGTGCTCTACGTTGATCACAATGGGGCCTTTCCCCCCACAGGGGACCTGTTCCCGAATTGCAGACTCGTCTAGCCATGCAAAGGGGGGACTGCGTCAAGCAGATAGTTCAACGGCCCGCCCGAATCGAATACACTGTCAGCGGGATGAATGCTTCTCGATAAGAAAATATAAGCAATGGGCCTTGAAAAAGCAAGTGATGACACCCTTGTCTCCATTTGATGTGTGAAAATCCAGGAAAATTAAGCAATAGTCTTTTAGCAGGCTTTTATAAGTTGAAACTGGCGTGGATTCTATCTATATTTGAGCCAAACCTAAAGGTTCAACCCTCAATTTCAAGGCACAAAAATGTCAGATCGTTTTATCGTGACCGGCAACTTCACCGATGACCCGTTCGCCATCGACATGGCCCAGTACATTGGTCTCCGTGAAGACATCTCCGACGTGGTCTCCCTGAAGACCTTTGCTAACTCCGAATTCTGCCCCCGCTACGGGCTGGACGTGGACGATATGGAACATATCGGCCGCCGCCTCGAAGGCAAGATCGTCCTGATTTGCTCGGTCTCGAACCACGAACGCAGCCGTAACGACTACGCTATGCGTAACTGCATTTTGGCCCGCGCCGCCAAGGACAACGGTGCCGAGCAGGTGGTGCTCGTTGAACCTGACCTGTTCTACAGCGCCCAGGACCGCGGCCCGCACCGCATTGGTCCCCTCGAGAAGGATCGCCCGGACATCGACTTGAAGAAGTTCGACGGCCAGGCCTTCACGAGCCTCCTTTACGCCCAGTTGCTCAAGACCTCCGGCGTCGATGCCGTGGTGACGGTCCACAACCACAGCGTCAAGGTGCAGAACCTCTTCAGCGAAATTTTCGAAGGCAACTTCCACAACCTTATCCCGACGGACGCCTACGCCCACTACATCAAGAACAGCAACTTCGTGCAGACGGGCAAGGACGGCAACAACCTCGTGATTGTCTCCCCGGACAAGGGCGCCCGCCCGTTCATGAACGCCGTGTTCGACGCCCTGCAGCTCCCCGAGTGCAAGCGCGTGGTGATGGACAAGGTCCGTACCGGTGAACGTGAAATCAGCATGACCTTCAACCCGGAACTCTCCGACATCAGCATCGAAGAAATCCAGGGCAAAGACGTTATCGTGTTCGACGACATGGTGCGTACGGGTACGACGATTGTGCAGTGTTGCGAACACATCAAGAAGGGCAACCCGAACCGCGTTTGCTTCGGCGTGACGCACTTCCACACAAGCCCCGAGGCCCGCGAAAAGCTCAACAGCCCCGCCATTGACGAAATTCTCACGACATCCACCCTCCCGGACATCATGAACCGCGACTGCCAGGGCCGCCTGCGCAAGAAGCTCACCGTGATGAAACTCGGCAAGTGGATTGCTCGCCACGTGATGCAGATGTATGGTCTCGACGACGGACGTTTCGAGAAGGACTTCTACAAGATCGATATGTCCTCCAAGAACCCGCGTTGGCCGCCGGTCTTTTTTTAAGGAGAAATAGTATGCGTAAGAAGGAGATACTATCAATTGCTGCCGCAATGGCCCTGTTGGCTCTTGTCGGTTGTTCCGCTGATTCAAGTACGTCTGTGCCTGAACCCGTGAAAAAAGATGTACATGCTTTGCCTGATGGGGATTCGGAAGAGGATTCCGGGAATGGCAATAGCTCAACGCCTGCCACCAATCCATCTGCGGGTGGCAAAGTCTCTTGTGAATGGACGATGGATTTGTCGGGGCTTTCTGAAAGTATGTCCAGCAAAACCTGTTATGAGGTTGATGTTGCCTATGCGGATTCTGTGATGCGGTACTGCAATGCGGATGCGGGATTCGGTGAAACAGTCTCAACTGGTACCGGTTGCTCCGCTGGTGCGACTAAAGTTTGCAATACAACTTTAGGTGGCGCAGCGGTGAAAGTTCATTTTTATGGAAGCATTTACCAGACGAGCACTTGTGACGAACTAGTCATGGGTGACGACTAGAAATTAGACTCACTAAAAATTTTGAAGGCTCCTCTTCGGGGGAGTCTTTTTTGTATGGCAAGAAATCTGCATGGAACCTAAAAATATGGAATAATTATCAAATTTGATTTGCCCCGGTGCGTATAAAAACATATCTTATACAACGTAAGAGCCAAATGGATTTTTCGGAAAAAAGGATAGAGGATGGAAAACCCCGGTGCACGTGATGTGCTCACGAAAAACGTGAAGAAAGACAGAGTCATGGAGGCTCTTGCCTCCGAGTACGAATGTATAAACTACGTCGTGGTGGGCAACGTGCTGAGGGAACCTTCCATACGTTACCGCATCAGCAAAAAGCTGGGCGAGTGCATTCCGGGTTGGCTCCGCGAGATGGGCATATACGAAAGGTTCGATCTCATCAAGAACACTATTGTCGTAAACCAGGAACGGGAGGCGTTCGCCTACAAGACCAAGCGCGAAGTCATCTTGGAAAACCTCAGGAACGCCCCGGTATATTTTGTGAACTTCCGGGCGAATGTGCTTGATAAAATCCATTATTACCAGGTGAAGTTCATTGCCGACAAAAATTCCGTCGGCAAGTTGGTCGGTTATATTGCCGTTCTCCGCTGCATCGACGACGAGGCCATTGCCGAGCGCAAGACGCAAGACTTGCAGCATGTGGTGAGCGCGATGACGGAAGACTACGACACGATTATCCGTTACAATTTCCGCACGAACGTGGGCGAGATTTTCCGTGCCGGGCGGCTCGTGGGGGCCACGCGGGAAGAATGGAGAAATGCCGGTGCGTTTGGAACTTTGATGAAATTGTATGCGAGCAGGGTCGTGCTCCCCGTGGACCGGGAAAATTTCTTGCGGCAAGTCCAGCAAGACCGGTTGTTGCCTGCTATCCAGAGCGGGAAACCTTGCACCGTGACTGCGCGGTACGGGAGCCCGGCAAACCCGAATTGGCTGGGTATGAGAATTGTCCGCCCTGGCGGGACTGCCGATATGAATTGTGCGCTTGTCGGCATCAGGGACATTTCGAGCGAAATTACAGAAGAACAGCAGCGCAAGGCTGAACTCGAAATGCAGAACAAGGCTCTCCAGGCAGCCAGGGATGCGGCACAGGCAGCAAGCAAGTCGAAGTCGACGTTCCTGTTCAACATGAGCCACGATATCCGTACACCGATGAACGCCGTACTTGGCTTTGCCGACAAAATCGAGAAGTACAGTGATAACGCCGAACTTGTCCGGGAGGCCGTTGCCAAGCTGAAAAATTCCGGGACGGTGCTCCTCAATATCATCAACGAGGTCCTTGAATTGTCGAGGATTGAATCGGGGAAGATAGACATTGATCCGGTGCCTTGCGACGTGCGGTCGGGAATTTCCCAGCTCGAAGACGTCGTGCGCCCCTTGATAGAGAAAAAGTTCCTCGCTTACTCGGTGCAGGTCAATGTCCGGGACTACCTGGTGCGCATGGATGTCGCCCGCGTGAACAAG
This genomic window from uncultured Fibrobacter sp. contains:
- a CDS encoding Rpn family recombination-promoting nuclease/putative transposase, coding for MNRTQYRALLEAISIDKNNLLKYRELYQYAYILSDGIFKVVFAEEKSHSLLISLVNAMLDLQGGEAIKDITLEMQEFPGIFNKKNCILDIIGTTNAGEKVLVEVQQKSDRFFKDRVEYYISRVIENQVHTSEKYELPRIYFLGLLDFEMFPEEPSTYIHRVDEMCHGKKFFPKIQKIFVEIDKFFELENRGSTKSDNSAAAQWLRAIKAIVKEERAPENILKNETFQRLLNSVKLINFEEELFNLEVKNMTDLMAEHEEGLAEGRELGFAEGKCEGFAEGKTEGFAEGKTEGFAEGKNEGLATGFAEGKEQERADSIAVLQEMGLPADKVAEFQAKLEALNKNP
- a CDS encoding ATP-binding protein, which encodes MENPGARDVLTKNVKKDRVMEALASEYECINYVVVGNVLREPSIRYRISKKLGECIPGWLREMGIYERFDLIKNTIVVNQEREAFAYKTKREVILENLRNAPVYFVNFRANVLDKIHYYQVKFIADKNSVGKLVGYIAVLRCIDDEAIAERKTQDLQHVVSAMTEDYDTIIRYNFRTNVGEIFRAGRLVGATREEWRNAGAFGTLMKLYASRVVLPVDRENFLRQVQQDRLLPAIQSGKPCTVTARYGSPANPNWLGMRIVRPGGTADMNCALVGIRDISSEITEEQQRKAELEMQNKALQAARDAAQAASKSKSTFLFNMSHDIRTPMNAVLGFADKIEKYSDNAELVREAVAKLKNSGTVLLNIINEVLELSRIESGKIDIDPVPCDVRSGISQLEDVVRPLIEKKFLAYSVQVNVRDYLVRMDVARVNKVVFNILSNAIKYTPAGGNIWYRLDQIGSLPDGRVLYKWSIRDNGIGMDADFVEHAFERFSREHSSTVSGIEGTGLGLAVCHELVEKMGGAININSEKGKGTVVAFSLPVERCTEADFPKPEEEEVKEDAVALDGKKVLLVDDNEMNREIAMDMLTDNGVIVEMADNGFKAVEMIAASKPGDFDLILMDIQMPVMDGYEATRRIRALPNKKLANIPIIAMTANAFDEDRKASRAAGMNAHLAKPVGADVLCRTLSEFIGVRSPG
- a CDS encoding phosphoribosyltransferase family protein, coding for MSDRFIVTGNFTDDPFAIDMAQYIGLREDISDVVSLKTFANSEFCPRYGLDVDDMEHIGRRLEGKIVLICSVSNHERSRNDYAMRNCILARAAKDNGAEQVVLVEPDLFYSAQDRGPHRIGPLEKDRPDIDLKKFDGQAFTSLLYAQLLKTSGVDAVVTVHNHSVKVQNLFSEIFEGNFHNLIPTDAYAHYIKNSNFVQTGKDGNNLVIVSPDKGARPFMNAVFDALQLPECKRVVMDKVRTGEREISMTFNPELSDISIEEIQGKDVIVFDDMVRTGTTIVQCCEHIKKGNPNRVCFGVTHFHTSPEAREKLNSPAIDEILTTSTLPDIMNRDCQGRLRKKLTVMKLGKWIARHVMQMYGLDDGRFEKDFYKIDMSSKNPRWPPVFF